One genomic segment of Pseudomonas chlororaphis subsp. aurantiaca includes these proteins:
- a CDS encoding response regulator: MKLLVVEDEALLRHHLQTRLTDSGHVVESVANAEEALYQTEQFNHDLAVIDLGLPGMGGLDLIRQLRSRGKAFPILILTARGNWQDKVEGLAAGADDYVVKPFQFEELDARLNALLRRSSGFTQSTIIAGPLLLDLNRKQASLDEQPLALTAYEYRILEYLMRHHQQVVAKDRLMEQLYPDDDERDPNVIEVLVGRLRRKLEGPSGFKPIDTVRGLGYLFNERCR, translated from the coding sequence ATGAAACTGCTCGTCGTTGAAGATGAGGCGCTGCTGCGCCATCACTTGCAAACCCGCCTCACGGACAGCGGTCATGTGGTCGAGTCCGTGGCCAATGCCGAGGAGGCGCTGTATCAGACCGAGCAGTTCAACCATGATCTGGCGGTGATCGACCTGGGCCTGCCGGGCATGGGCGGGCTGGACCTGATCCGCCAGCTGCGCTCGCGGGGCAAGGCGTTTCCGATCCTGATCCTGACGGCTCGCGGCAACTGGCAGGACAAGGTCGAAGGGCTGGCCGCCGGTGCCGACGACTATGTGGTCAAGCCCTTCCAGTTCGAGGAACTGGACGCGCGCCTGAATGCGCTGCTGCGCCGCTCCAGCGGGTTCACCCAATCGACCATCATCGCCGGCCCGTTGCTGCTCGACCTGAATCGCAAGCAGGCTTCGCTCGACGAACAGCCGCTGGCGCTGACCGCCTACGAATACCGGATTCTCGAGTACCTCATGCGCCACCATCAGCAGGTGGTGGCCAAGGACCGCTTGATGGAACAGCTGTACCCGGACGATGACGAGCGCGATCCGAACGTGATCGAGGTGCTGGTCGGTCGCCTGCGGCGCAAGCTGGAAGGCCCTTCGGGCTTCAAGCCCATCGATACCGTGCGTGGCCTGGGTTATCTGTTCAACGAGCGCTGCCGATGA
- a CDS encoding 4'-phosphopantetheinyl transferase family protein: MNLIPTLPACCTPLDDQWPLPDALPDTVLLGTHFDASRLASDDFQLSAIEPPASIQRSVAKRQAEFLAGRLCARAALQRLDSLDCIPPIGEDRAPVWPAHISGSITHSTGRAAAIVARKEHWRGLGMDLENLLNIERAERLAGEILIPAEMQRMAAAPREQLALWVTLTFSVKESLFKALYPIVQQRFYFEHAEVLEWTASGQVRLRLLTDLSGEWRNGSELDAQFALQDGQLLSLVSIRA; this comes from the coding sequence ATGAATCTCATCCCTACCCTCCCCGCCTGCTGCACCCCACTCGACGACCAGTGGCCGCTGCCCGATGCCCTGCCGGACACCGTCCTGCTCGGTACCCATTTTGATGCCTCGCGCCTGGCCAGCGACGACTTCCAGCTCAGCGCCATCGAGCCGCCCGCGAGCATTCAACGTTCGGTGGCGAAACGGCAGGCCGAGTTTCTCGCCGGTCGCCTCTGCGCCCGCGCTGCCCTGCAACGCCTGGATAGCCTGGACTGCATTCCGCCGATCGGCGAGGACCGGGCGCCGGTCTGGCCAGCGCACATCAGCGGCTCGATCACCCACAGCACCGGGCGTGCCGCGGCGATCGTCGCGCGCAAGGAGCATTGGCGCGGGCTCGGCATGGACCTGGAGAACCTGCTCAACATTGAACGGGCGGAGCGCCTGGCGGGGGAAATCCTCATCCCGGCCGAAATGCAGCGCATGGCCGCCGCCCCGCGCGAGCAACTGGCGCTCTGGGTCACCCTGACCTTTTCGGTGAAAGAAAGCCTGTTCAAGGCACTGTACCCGATCGTCCAGCAACGCTTCTATTTCGAACACGCCGAAGTCTTGGAGTGGACGGCCAGTGGCCAGGTCCGCCTGCGCCTGCTGACCGACCTGTCCGGCGAATGGCGCAATGGCAGTGAACTGGACGCGCAATTCGCCCTGCAGGACGGGCAACTGCTGAGCCTGGTCAGCATCCGGGCCTGA
- a CDS encoding AraC family transcriptional regulator, giving the protein MRQRTIASHFARAALGGARRRGYDYSELLQTLGISLELLNEPKARIAPEQFANLLQQLWQVLDDEYLGFGDGPSKRGTFAMMCHALIHCSNLEKALQRGLLFYSLFPQAPRLSLTREGEMTRLSLDDAGLWDPDHFLSESLLVIWHRLGSWLIGQRIRLEQACFSYPKPEHGNEYDLLFPCPLVFSRDCSSLLFHSRYLSMPLLQDERTLKHFLERSPADLLARPDDGDSLSSQLRRLLSRDSNHWPDLESIAQHLHISPQTLRRHLREEGTSFQELKDQLRRDIAIYHLRRADLSLQQIAEQTGFSEPSAFHRAFKKWTGLTPGAYRAQET; this is encoded by the coding sequence ATGCGCCAACGCACCATCGCCAGTCATTTCGCCCGCGCCGCCCTGGGCGGGGCCCGCCGGCGGGGCTACGACTATTCGGAGTTGCTGCAGACCCTGGGCATCAGCCTCGAACTGTTGAACGAACCCAAGGCCCGTATCGCCCCCGAGCAGTTCGCCAACCTGCTGCAACAGCTCTGGCAAGTCCTCGATGACGAGTACCTGGGATTCGGCGACGGCCCGAGCAAGCGCGGCACCTTCGCCATGATGTGCCACGCCCTGATCCACTGCAGCAACCTGGAGAAGGCCCTGCAGCGCGGCCTGCTGTTTTATAGCCTGTTCCCCCAGGCACCGCGGCTGAGCCTGACGCGCGAAGGGGAAATGACCCGCCTGAGCCTGGACGACGCAGGGCTGTGGGACCCGGACCACTTTCTCAGCGAGAGCCTGCTGGTGATCTGGCATCGCCTCGGCAGCTGGCTGATCGGCCAGCGCATCCGCCTGGAACAGGCCTGTTTCAGCTACCCGAAACCCGAGCACGGCAATGAATACGACCTGCTGTTCCCCTGCCCCCTGGTGTTTTCCCGCGACTGCAGCAGCCTGCTGTTCCACAGCCGCTACCTGAGCATGCCGCTGCTGCAGGACGAACGAACCCTCAAGCACTTTCTCGAGCGCTCCCCCGCCGACCTGCTGGCCCGCCCGGACGACGGCGACAGCCTGAGCAGCCAGCTGCGCCGCCTGCTCAGCCGCGACAGCAACCATTGGCCGGACCTGGAAAGCATTGCCCAGCACCTGCACATCAGCCCGCAGACGCTGCGCCGGCACTTGCGCGAAGAAGGTACGAGCTTTCAGGAATTGAAGGATCAGTTGCGGCGCGATATCGCCATCTACCATCTGCGTCGGGCCGACCTGTCATTGCAACAGATCGCCGAGCAGACCGGCTTTTCCGAGCCCTCGGCCTTTCACCGCGCGTTCAAGAAGTGGACCGGGCTGACGCCCGGCGCCTACCGCGCCCAGGAAACCTGA
- a CDS encoding dienelactone hydrolase family protein, whose translation MRALFACLLLTFCAMSQAAIKTQEIPYQSPDGTRLIGYYAYDDALKGPRPGVVVVHEWWGLNDYAKRRARDLAALGYSALSIDMYGDGKNTEHPKDAMAFMQAASKDSAAASARFKAGLDLLKKQPQTAPDKLAAIGYCFGGKVVLDAARQGLPLLGVVSFHGALVTNTPATPGSVKAKILVEHGALDSMVTADNVSAFKAEMDKAGADYQFVNLEGAKHSFSNPDADRMSHGEHGGLDIGYNKAADERSWADMQALFKKLFN comes from the coding sequence ATGCGCGCACTTTTTGCTTGCCTGTTGTTGACCTTCTGCGCAATGAGCCAGGCGGCCATCAAGACCCAGGAAATCCCCTACCAGAGCCCCGACGGTACCCGGCTCATCGGCTACTACGCCTATGACGACGCGTTGAAAGGGCCACGCCCGGGGGTAGTGGTGGTGCATGAATGGTGGGGCCTGAACGACTACGCCAAACGCCGGGCCCGGGATCTTGCGGCCCTGGGCTACAGCGCCCTGTCCATCGATATGTATGGCGACGGCAAGAACACCGAGCACCCGAAAGACGCCATGGCCTTCATGCAGGCCGCCTCCAAAGACAGTGCCGCCGCCAGCGCGCGCTTCAAGGCCGGGCTCGACCTGCTGAAGAAACAACCGCAGACCGCCCCGGACAAGCTGGCCGCGATCGGCTACTGCTTCGGCGGCAAGGTGGTGCTGGACGCGGCGCGCCAGGGCCTGCCGCTGCTTGGTGTGGTGAGTTTCCATGGAGCCCTGGTCACCAACACGCCGGCCACCCCGGGCAGCGTCAAGGCGAAAATCCTGGTGGAGCACGGCGCCCTCGACAGCATGGTCACCGCCGATAACGTCAGCGCCTTCAAGGCAGAAATGGACAAGGCCGGCGCCGACTACCAGTTCGTCAACCTCGAGGGCGCCAAGCACAGCTTCAGCAATCCGGATGCCGACCGCATGAGCCACGGCGAACATGGCGGGCTGGACATCGGCTACAACAAGGCCGCCGATGAACGCTCGTGGGCGGACATGCAGGCGCTCTTCAAGAAACTGTTCAACTGA
- a CDS encoding dicarboxylate/amino acid:cation symporter, protein MTTRQPLYKSLYFQVIVAIAIGILLGHFYPQTGVALKPLGDGFIKLIKMVIAPIIFCTVVSGIAGMQNMKSVGKTGGYALLYFEIVSTIALLIGLVVVNVVQPGNGMHIDVSTLDASKVAAYVTAGKDQSIVGFILNVIPNTIVGAFANGDILQVLMFSVIFGFALHRLGAYGKPVLDFIDRFAHVMFNIINMIMKLAPIGALGAMAFTIGAYGVGSLVQLGQLMICFYITCVLFVLVVLGAICRAHGFSVLKLIRYIREELLIVLGTSSSESALPRMLIKMERLGAKKSVVGLVIPTGYSFNLDGTSIYLTMAAVFIAQATDTHMDITHQITLLLVLLLSSKGAAGVTGSGFIVLAATLSAVGHLPVAGLALILGIDRFMSEARALTNLVGNAVATVVVAKWVKELDEDQLQAELASGGRAISDTREEDDLGVAEGPTPTTVK, encoded by the coding sequence ATGACGACTCGTCAGCCACTGTACAAATCCCTGTATTTCCAGGTGATCGTTGCCATCGCTATCGGCATCCTGCTCGGTCACTTCTACCCGCAGACCGGTGTGGCCCTCAAGCCCCTGGGTGACGGGTTCATCAAACTGATCAAGATGGTCATCGCGCCCATCATCTTCTGTACCGTCGTCAGTGGTATCGCCGGCATGCAGAACATGAAATCGGTGGGCAAGACCGGTGGCTACGCGCTGTTGTACTTCGAAATCGTTTCGACCATCGCCCTGCTGATCGGCCTGGTCGTGGTCAACGTCGTGCAGCCGGGCAACGGCATGCACATCGATGTGTCCACCCTGGATGCCTCGAAAGTGGCGGCCTACGTCACCGCCGGCAAAGACCAGAGCATCGTCGGCTTCATCCTCAACGTCATTCCGAATACCATCGTCGGCGCCTTCGCCAACGGCGACATCCTGCAAGTGCTGATGTTCTCGGTGATCTTCGGTTTCGCCCTGCACCGCCTGGGTGCCTACGGCAAGCCGGTGCTGGACTTCATCGATCGCTTCGCCCACGTGATGTTCAACATCATCAACATGATCATGAAGCTCGCGCCGATCGGTGCGCTGGGTGCCATGGCCTTCACCATCGGCGCCTACGGCGTGGGTTCGCTGGTGCAGTTGGGCCAGCTGATGATCTGCTTCTACATCACCTGCGTGCTGTTCGTGCTGGTGGTGCTGGGCGCCATCTGCCGTGCCCACGGTTTCAGCGTGCTGAAGCTGATCCGCTACATCCGTGAAGAGCTGCTGATCGTGCTGGGCACTTCCTCGTCGGAATCGGCCCTGCCACGCATGCTGATCAAGATGGAACGCCTGGGCGCGAAGAAATCGGTAGTAGGTCTGGTGATCCCCACCGGTTACTCCTTCAACCTCGACGGTACGTCGATCTACCTGACCATGGCGGCCGTGTTCATCGCCCAGGCGACCGACACCCATATGGATATCACTCACCAGATCACCCTGCTGCTGGTGCTGCTGCTGTCTTCCAAAGGTGCTGCGGGCGTGACCGGTAGCGGCTTCATCGTGCTGGCGGCAACCCTGTCGGCCGTGGGGCACCTGCCGGTGGCCGGCCTGGCGCTGATCCTGGGTATCGACCGCTTCATGTCCGAAGCCCGCGCGCTGACCAACCTGGTAGGTAACGCGGTAGCCACCGTAGTGGTCGCCAAGTGGGTCAAGGAGCTGGACGAAGACCAGCTGCAGGCCGAGCTGGCTTCCGGTGGCCGTGCTATCAGCGACACCCGCGAAGAAGATGACCTGGGCGTTGCCGAAGGCCCAACCCCGACGACCGTGAAGTAA
- a CDS encoding ATP-binding protein, protein MNSIFLRIYGGMCAALILVALLGVLALHLLNQVRSEQYRERLAHGTFSLMADNLQPMSEIERRRALAVWERLLGIPLTLQTFTQTGLDLGQRNRVLRGQALVEQTGPYAARVYRLVSEPEQLLLTGEVQQISEQLARATIYLLADELVRFSVAEQPERLAALKKDKGFGFDMHLVTQDDADMDEDQRRRVAEGDTVMALGKGGDSIRVFAGMVGTPWVLEIGPLYQMNPYPPQWLVLIAVLGLSLIGLIVYLLVRQLERRLRGLESAATRIAKGSLEARVPAGGADSVGRLAAAFNGMAEHLQRLLAIQRELVRAVSHELRTPVARLRFGLEMIGSATTPQARDKYMEGMDNDIQDLDRLVDEMLTYARLEQGSPALNFQRIDLDALINQVISELAPLRAQVKVQRGSCLSAADCDGAWVEAEPRYLHRALQNLVSNAMRHAESQVLVSYQVGQMRCRVDVEDDGPGVPESAWERIFTPFLRLDDSRTRASGGHGLGLSIVRRIIHWHDGRALIGRSKTLGGACFSLSWPRHQDKG, encoded by the coding sequence GTGAACTCCATATTCCTGCGCATCTACGGCGGCATGTGCGCCGCGCTGATTCTGGTGGCGCTGTTGGGCGTGCTGGCGCTGCACCTGCTCAACCAGGTGCGCAGCGAGCAATACCGCGAGCGCCTGGCCCACGGCACGTTCTCGCTGATGGCCGACAACCTGCAACCGATGAGCGAAATCGAGCGCCGCCGCGCCCTGGCGGTGTGGGAGCGCTTGTTGGGCATTCCGCTGACCCTGCAAACTTTCACCCAGACCGGCCTCGACCTCGGGCAGCGCAACCGCGTGCTGCGCGGCCAGGCCCTGGTGGAGCAGACCGGGCCTTACGCGGCGCGGGTCTATCGCCTGGTCAGCGAGCCGGAACAGCTGTTGCTGACCGGTGAGGTGCAGCAGATCAGCGAACAGTTGGCGCGGGCGACTATCTATCTGCTGGCCGACGAGCTGGTGCGCTTTTCGGTGGCCGAGCAGCCAGAGCGCCTGGCGGCGTTGAAAAAGGACAAGGGCTTTGGCTTCGACATGCACCTGGTCACCCAGGACGACGCGGACATGGACGAGGACCAGCGTCGCCGGGTTGCCGAGGGCGATACGGTGATGGCCCTGGGCAAGGGCGGCGATTCGATCCGCGTGTTCGCGGGCATGGTGGGCACGCCCTGGGTCCTGGAAATAGGCCCGCTGTACCAGATGAATCCCTACCCGCCGCAGTGGCTGGTGTTGATCGCGGTGCTGGGCCTGAGCCTGATCGGCCTGATCGTCTATTTATTGGTGCGTCAGCTGGAGCGGCGTTTGCGTGGCCTGGAATCGGCGGCCACGCGCATTGCCAAGGGCAGCCTGGAAGCCCGGGTGCCGGCCGGTGGCGCCGACTCGGTGGGGCGACTGGCGGCGGCCTTCAACGGCATGGCCGAGCACTTGCAGCGCTTGCTGGCGATCCAGCGCGAACTGGTGCGCGCGGTCTCCCACGAGTTGCGCACGCCGGTGGCGCGCCTGCGCTTCGGCCTGGAGATGATCGGCTCGGCGACGACCCCCCAGGCCCGGGACAAGTACATGGAGGGCATGGACAACGATATCCAGGACCTCGACCGGCTGGTGGACGAAATGCTCACCTATGCGCGGCTGGAGCAGGGTTCGCCGGCGCTGAATTTCCAGCGCATCGACCTGGACGCGTTGATCAACCAGGTGATCAGCGAGCTGGCGCCGTTGCGCGCGCAAGTCAAAGTGCAGCGTGGCTCGTGCCTATCCGCGGCGGATTGCGATGGCGCCTGGGTCGAGGCCGAGCCGCGCTATCTGCATCGGGCGTTGCAGAACCTGGTGAGCAACGCCATGCGCCACGCCGAGTCGCAGGTGCTGGTCAGTTACCAGGTGGGGCAGATGCGTTGCCGGGTCGACGTCGAGGACGATGGCCCGGGGGTTCCGGAAAGCGCCTGGGAGCGGATCTTCACCCCGTTCCTGCGCCTGGATGACAGCCGTACCCGCGCTTCGGGCGGTCACGGGTTGGGTTTGTCGATCGTGCGGCGGATCATTCACTGGCACGACGGCCGCGCGTTGATCGGCAGGAGCAAGACCCTCGGCGGCGCCTGCTTCAGCCTGAGCTGGCCACGGCATCAGGATAAAGGTTGA
- a CDS encoding winged helix-turn-helix domain-containing protein — translation MEQEAWQILIVEDDQRLAELTCEYLQSNGLRVAIEGNGALAAARIIAEQPDLVILDLMLPGEDGLSICRKVRDRYDGPILMLTARTDDMDQVLGLDTGADDYVCKPVRPRLLLARIQALLRRSEPVDGAAPEKSRRLQFGPLVVDSALREAWLHDAGIELTSAEFDLLWLLVANAGRILSREEIFTALRGIGYDGQDRSIDVRISRIRPKIGDDPEHPRLIKTIRSKGYLFVPEAAADLSP, via the coding sequence GTGGAGCAAGAAGCGTGGCAGATATTGATCGTCGAGGACGATCAGCGACTGGCCGAGTTGACCTGTGAATATCTGCAGAGCAACGGACTGCGCGTCGCCATCGAGGGCAATGGCGCCCTGGCCGCGGCGCGGATCATTGCCGAACAACCCGACCTGGTGATCCTCGACCTGATGCTGCCCGGCGAGGATGGCCTGAGCATTTGCCGCAAGGTCCGCGATCGATACGACGGGCCGATCCTGATGCTGACCGCGCGCACCGACGACATGGACCAGGTGCTGGGGCTGGACACCGGTGCCGACGATTATGTGTGCAAGCCGGTCCGTCCGCGTCTGTTGCTGGCCAGGATCCAGGCCCTGTTGCGGCGCAGCGAACCCGTGGATGGCGCCGCGCCGGAGAAATCCCGGCGTCTGCAATTCGGTCCGCTGGTGGTGGACAGCGCCTTGCGCGAAGCCTGGTTGCACGATGCCGGTATCGAGTTGACCAGCGCTGAGTTCGACCTGCTCTGGCTGTTGGTGGCCAACGCCGGGCGCATTCTGTCCCGCGAGGAAATCTTCACCGCCCTGCGCGGCATCGGCTATGACGGCCAGGACCGCTCCATCGATGTGCGCATCTCACGGATCCGCCCGAAAATCGGCGACGACCCGGAACACCCGCGGCTGATCAAGACCATCCGCAGCAAGGGTTATCTGTTCGTCCCCGAAGCCGCTGCCGACCTGTCGCCGTGA
- a CDS encoding ATP-binding protein — protein sequence MIRSLRLRLMLAATTLAVLFMLALLPAMQGAFSLALQDSIEQRLASDVTTLISAARVENNHLQMPAQLPDERFNLTDSRLLGYIYDREGRLVWRSKATQEENINYKPRYDGRGNEFARIREANGQEFFVYDVEVKLLGGKSAAFSIVALQPVREYQLTLEGVRENLYLGFGAALLVLLALLWLGLTWGLQALRRLSQELDEIESGTRESLSEEHPRELLRLTGSLNRLLHSEREQRSRYRDSLDDLAHSLKTPLTVLQGVSEDMALRPQDREQAWVLQTQIERMSQQISYQLQRASLRKSGLVRHQVRLRPVLKSLCDTLDKVYRDKQVRVSFDLPERCYVPIEHGALLELLGNLLENAYRLCLSEVRISVRQDLHGAQLCVEDDGPGVPPDQRARILQRGERLDRQHPGQGIGLAVVKDIIDSYGAQLTLGDSTLGGAAFRIHFPAI from the coding sequence ATGATTCGATCGTTACGCCTGCGCCTGATGCTGGCGGCCACGACGCTGGCGGTGCTGTTCATGCTGGCGTTGTTGCCGGCCATGCAAGGCGCGTTCAGCCTGGCGCTGCAGGATTCCATCGAGCAGCGCCTGGCTTCCGATGTGACCACGCTGATCTCGGCGGCCCGGGTCGAGAACAATCACCTGCAAATGCCGGCGCAACTGCCGGACGAGCGTTTCAACCTGACCGACAGCCGTCTGCTGGGCTACATCTATGACCGGGAGGGGCGGTTGGTCTGGCGTTCCAAGGCGACCCAGGAAGAGAACATCAACTACAAGCCGCGTTATGACGGCCGCGGCAATGAGTTCGCGCGTATCCGCGAAGCCAATGGCCAGGAGTTTTTCGTCTACGACGTCGAGGTCAAGCTGCTCGGCGGTAAGAGCGCGGCGTTCAGCATCGTTGCCTTGCAGCCGGTGCGTGAGTACCAACTGACCCTGGAAGGGGTGCGGGAAAACCTCTACCTCGGTTTTGGCGCCGCGTTGCTGGTGCTCCTGGCGCTGCTCTGGCTCGGCCTGACCTGGGGCCTGCAGGCCTTGCGCCGGCTGAGCCAGGAGCTGGACGAAATCGAAAGCGGTACCCGGGAAAGCCTCAGCGAAGAACATCCGCGCGAGCTGTTGCGCCTGACCGGCTCGTTGAACCGCCTGTTGCACAGCGAGCGCGAGCAGCGCAGCCGTTATCGCGACTCCCTGGACGATCTGGCCCACAGCCTGAAAACCCCGCTGACGGTGTTGCAAGGGGTCAGCGAGGACATGGCCCTGCGCCCTCAGGACCGCGAACAGGCCTGGGTGCTGCAGACCCAGATCGAACGCATGAGCCAGCAGATCAGCTACCAGCTGCAACGCGCCAGCCTGCGCAAGAGCGGCCTGGTGCGTCACCAGGTGCGTCTGCGACCGGTGCTGAAAAGCCTGTGCGACACCCTGGACAAGGTCTATCGCGACAAACAGGTGCGGGTCTCGTTCGACCTGCCGGAGCGCTGCTATGTGCCGATCGAGCATGGGGCCTTGCTCGAGTTGCTGGGCAACCTGCTGGAGAACGCCTATCGCCTGTGCCTGAGCGAAGTGCGCATCAGTGTCCGCCAAGACCTTCACGGCGCGCAGTTGTGTGTCGAGGACGACGGGCCCGGTGTGCCGCCGGACCAGCGGGCGCGGATTCTCCAGCGTGGCGAACGGCTGGATCGCCAGCATCCGGGGCAGGGGATCGGCCTGGCGGTGGTCAAGGACATCATCGACAGCTACGGTGCCCAGCTGACCCTTGGCGATTCCACCCTGGGCGGGGCGGCGTTCCGCATTCACTTTCCGGCGATCTGA